Proteins encoded in a region of the Poecilia reticulata strain Guanapo linkage group LG14, Guppy_female_1.0+MT, whole genome shotgun sequence genome:
- the haus3 gene encoding HAUS augmin-like complex subunit 3 isoform X2, with protein sequence MLNGAQFVEALGRLGYPGAASLQASEFDWLFDCAPENLHFLRFVCHTLNQRNVLTTEEAVAFQELQKSGKHILDETSLAEVLKTIGPSDGSSRNILGQRSSSSVFAVEGDLAIEDLEAEIQVLCKEKELKQRRYNKLQVAATSHAEVDLQLGAELDRATCKLKEATASIGAENADTNAVLQNLTDEVGRLGLFLPQPEARQKADQLKPSISQKSKVLLSQLSLDPYLNQEELNTKMLTAFTRKHFFHGISDIVETSCSEHFQVLDLSSYGDEKEKNTDCKSGSSGGRVVEHRRTEMARLQWSHIVAQHQLMQALAEEKAVKAGLDWLSEKACHTKSISTSSSLHMRDVVTKKELQAVEAELEALLNGPVPSALRESARLLNVPVVRGDLALQLARQNYYTSRQDQVRDYLLRQKASFDLLLLAHELELRRWKCCQNQLMEIDNRLSEEHKAASLRIESLAHPDLAINPRPNPIISSKDVALCRLLQILDRDSDRGRSEPFRTYEGLDQAAQNLRTNIRLSRDSVAGARREQNYMAARLHSDCEALHRAAYTELQQLLLGPQVRPTATADQDSLCPNAQELTLKLVEVDSQLKNLQQVMQEILGEVKAKRSQLERNPLLRRERELYVFFHLDARLLQKVVEDLENKMPIRGDQ encoded by the exons ATGTTAAACGGTGCCCAGTTTGTGGAGGCCCTGGGCCGTCTGGGATATCCTGGTGCAGCTTCACTGCAGGCTTCAGAGTTTGATTGGCTGTTCGACTGCGCCCCGGAGAACCTTCATTTTTTGCGCTTCGTCTGTCACACCCTCAACCAAAGGAACGTTCTCACCACAGAGGAGGCCGTTGCGTTTCAGGAGTTGCAGAAGTCTGGCAAACATATCCTGGATGAAACATCCCTGGCGGAGGTTCTCAAAACCATAGGACCTTCTGATGGGAGCAGCAGAAACATCTTAGGACAACGTTCTTCGTCCTCTGTGTTTGCGGTCGAGGGGGATTTGGCCATAGAAGACTTGGAGGCAGAAATCCAGGTGCTGTGTAAAGAGAAGGAGTTAAAGCAGCGGCGCTACAACAAGCTGCAGGTAGCAGCCACATCCCATGCAGAAGTTGACCTGCAACTTGGTGCTGAGCTGGACCGTGCTACATGCAAGCTTAAGGAAGCTACGGCGTCGATTGGAGCAGAGAATGCTGACACCAATGCGGTGTTACAAAACCTAACGGATGAGGTTGGCAGGCTTGGATTGTTCCTCCCTCAGCCAGAAGCTAGACAAAAAGCGGACCAGTTAAAGCCCTCCATTTCCCAAAAGTCGAAAGTTCTCCTCTCTCAGTTATCTTTGGATCCCTACTTAAATCAAGAGGAGCTCAACACAAAAATGCTCACTGCCTTCACTCGGAAGCATTTTTTTCATGGCATATCAGACATTGTCGAGACGTCATGTTCTGAGCACTTCCAGGTCCTTGACCTCAGCTCTTATGGAGATGAAAAGGAGAAGAATACTGACTGTAAAAGTGGATCAAGTGGAGGTCGCGTGGTTGAGCACAGGAGGACAGAAATGGCCCGACTTCAGTGGTCGCATATTGTGGCTCAGCACCAGCTGATGCAGGCTTTGGCAGAAGAGAAGGCTGTCAAGGCTGGCTTGGACTGGCTCTCAGAAAAGGCTTGTCATACAAAG AGCATTTCAACCTCTTCCTCCCTGCACATGCGTGATGTCGTTACTAAGAAAGAACTGCAAGCTGTGGAGGCTGAGCTGGAAGCGCTGCTTAATGGACCGGTACCTTCTGCTCTCAGAGAGTCGGCCAGGCTGCTGAATGTTCCTGTGGTGAGGGGAGACCTGGCACTGCAACTTGCCAGGCAAAATTACTACACTTCTAGGCAGGACCAG GTGCGTGACTACTTACTTCGTCAGAAAGCGTCCTTTGACTTGCTCCTCTTGGCTCATGAGCTGGAGCTGAGAAGGTGGAAGTGCTGCCAGAATCAACTGATGGAAATTGACAACAGACTGTCGGAGGAACACAAGGCAGCATCTCTGAGAATAGAGTCCCTGGCTCACCCAGACCTGGCTATCAACCCAAGACCCAACCCAATCATCAGCTCCAAGGATGTTGCCTTATGCAG ACTTCTTCAGATCCTTGACCGTGACTCAGACCGCGGTCGATCAGAGCCTTTTCGAACGTATGAAGGTTTGGATCAAGCGGCCCAAAACCTAAGAACCAACATCCGGCTGAGCCGAGACTCGGTAGCCGGTGCACGCCGTGAACAGAACTACATGGCCGCTCGTCTGCACAGCGACTGCGAAGCGCTCCACAGGGCCGCATACACTGAACTTCAGCAGTTGCTCTTGGGCCCGCAGGTACGTCCAACGGCCACTGCAGACCAGGACTCCCTTTGTCCAAATGCACAG GAACTGACACTGAAACTTGTAGAAGTCGATTCTCAGTTGAAGAATCTGCAACAGGTGATGCAGGAAATCCTGGGAGAAGTCAAAGCAAAGCGCTCTCAGCTCGAACGCAATCCCCTGCTCCGGCGGGAAAGGGAATTGTACGTCTTCTTCCACTTGGACGCACGACTTCTGCAGAAAGTAGTGGAAGATTTGGAGAACAAGatgccaatcagaggagaccaGTGA
- the LOC103475970 gene encoding prostaglandin reductase 1-like, whose amino-acid sequence MVQSKSWVMVKHFDGFPKNSDFQLKVEELPEPKNGEVLIEAVFLSVDPYMRPFSKLYMKEGDVMIGTQVAKVIQSKNSAFPVGSHVVSSCGWKTHAISDGKDLTLLMADWPKNVPMSLAVGAIGMPGLTALYGVEAVLKAQKGETLLVNAAAGAVGTVVGQIGKIHGCKVVGSAGSDAKVAFLKELGFDEAFNYKTVPSLEEALKKAAPEGYDCFFENVGGQFSTFALQQMKEFGRIAVCGGISTYHDTAYQTGPYPLTTINWKQVKIEGFMQSRWQSDHPQGLKKLMGWYKEGKLRSREHVTKGFENMPAAFMGMLQGENIGKAIVTV is encoded by the exons ATGGTTCAGTCTAAGTCATGGGTTATGGTCAAGCATTTCGATGGCTTCCCAAAGAACAGCGACTTCCAGCTCAAGGTGGAGGAGCTGCCTGAGCCTAAAAACGGAG AGGTGCTGATAGAAGCAGTATTTCTCAGTGTGGATCCATACATGAG ACCTTTCAGCAAACTCTACATGAAAGAAGGGGATGTTATGATCGGAACTCAAGTGGCAAA GGTGATCCAAAGTAAAAACTCTGCATTTCCTGTGGGAAGTCACGTTGTGAGTAGCTGTGGTTGGAAAACTCACGCCATCAGTGATGGGAAGGACCTCACTCTCCTCATGGCTGACTGGCCCAAGAACGTGCCAATGTCGCTGGCTGTGGGTGCCATCGGCATGCCTGG ACTGACTGCTCTGTACGGCGTCGAAGCCGTTTTGAAAGCTCAAAAAGGCGAGACTCTGCTGGTGAACGCCGCAGCCGGAGCCGTGGGCACCGTGGTGGGACAGATCGGCAAGATCCACGGCTGCAAGGTGGTGGGTTCAGCCGGCTCAGACGCCAAAGTGGCCTTCCTGAAAGAGCTGGGCTTTGACGAGGCTTTCAACTACAAAACTGTCCCTTCCCTGGAGGAGGCGCTGAAGAAGGCTGCGCCTGAAGGATACGACTGcttctttgaaaat gTTGGAGGTCAGTTTTCAACATTTGCTCTGCAGCAGATGAAGGAGTTTGGTAGAATAGCTGTGTGCGGAGGCATCTCCACGTACCACGACACTGCGTACCAAACAG GGCCATACCCTCTAACCACCATAAACTGGAAGCAGGTTAAGATAGAAGGCTTCATGCAAAGTAGGTGGCAGAGCGACCATCCACAGGGGCTCAAGAAACTGATGGGGTGGTACAAAGAG GGGAAGCTGAGGAGTCGGGAGCACGTCACCAAGGGCTTTGAAAACATGCCCGCTGCTTTCATGGGGATGCTGCAGGGAGAAAACATCGGCAAGGCTATCGTCACTGTTTGA
- the haus3 gene encoding HAUS augmin-like complex subunit 3 isoform X3 — MLNGAQFVEALGRLGYPGAASLQASEFDWLFDCAPENLHFLRFVCHTLNQRNVLTTEEAVAFQELQKSGKHILDETSLAEVLKTIGPSDGSSRNILGQRSSSSVFAVEGDLAIEDLEAEIQVLCKEKELKQRRYNKLQVAATSHAEVDLQLGAELDRATCKLKEATASIGAENADTNAVLQNLTDEVGRLGLFLPQPEARQKADQLKPSISQKSKVLLSQLSLDPYLNQEELNTKMLTAFTRKHFFHGISDIVETSCSEHFQVLDLSSYGDEKEKNTDCKSGSSGGRVVEHRRTEMARLQWSHIVAQHQLMQALAEEKAVKAGLDWLSEKACHTKSISTSSSLHMRDVVTKKELQAVEAELEALLNGPVPSALRESARLLNVPVVRGDLALQLARQNYYTSRQDQVRDYLLRQKASFDLLLLAHELELRRWKCCQNQLMEIDNRLSEEHKAASLRIESLAHPDLAINPRPNPIISSKDVALCRLLQILDRDSDRGRSEPFRTYEGLDQAAQNLRTNIRLSRDSVAGARREQNYMAARLHSDCEALHRAAYTELQQLLLGPQELTLKLVEVDSQLKNLQQVMQEILGEVKAKRSQLERNPLLRRERELYVFFHLDARLLQKVVEDLENKMPIRGDQ, encoded by the exons ATGTTAAACGGTGCCCAGTTTGTGGAGGCCCTGGGCCGTCTGGGATATCCTGGTGCAGCTTCACTGCAGGCTTCAGAGTTTGATTGGCTGTTCGACTGCGCCCCGGAGAACCTTCATTTTTTGCGCTTCGTCTGTCACACCCTCAACCAAAGGAACGTTCTCACCACAGAGGAGGCCGTTGCGTTTCAGGAGTTGCAGAAGTCTGGCAAACATATCCTGGATGAAACATCCCTGGCGGAGGTTCTCAAAACCATAGGACCTTCTGATGGGAGCAGCAGAAACATCTTAGGACAACGTTCTTCGTCCTCTGTGTTTGCGGTCGAGGGGGATTTGGCCATAGAAGACTTGGAGGCAGAAATCCAGGTGCTGTGTAAAGAGAAGGAGTTAAAGCAGCGGCGCTACAACAAGCTGCAGGTAGCAGCCACATCCCATGCAGAAGTTGACCTGCAACTTGGTGCTGAGCTGGACCGTGCTACATGCAAGCTTAAGGAAGCTACGGCGTCGATTGGAGCAGAGAATGCTGACACCAATGCGGTGTTACAAAACCTAACGGATGAGGTTGGCAGGCTTGGATTGTTCCTCCCTCAGCCAGAAGCTAGACAAAAAGCGGACCAGTTAAAGCCCTCCATTTCCCAAAAGTCGAAAGTTCTCCTCTCTCAGTTATCTTTGGATCCCTACTTAAATCAAGAGGAGCTCAACACAAAAATGCTCACTGCCTTCACTCGGAAGCATTTTTTTCATGGCATATCAGACATTGTCGAGACGTCATGTTCTGAGCACTTCCAGGTCCTTGACCTCAGCTCTTATGGAGATGAAAAGGAGAAGAATACTGACTGTAAAAGTGGATCAAGTGGAGGTCGCGTGGTTGAGCACAGGAGGACAGAAATGGCCCGACTTCAGTGGTCGCATATTGTGGCTCAGCACCAGCTGATGCAGGCTTTGGCAGAAGAGAAGGCTGTCAAGGCTGGCTTGGACTGGCTCTCAGAAAAGGCTTGTCATACAAAG AGCATTTCAACCTCTTCCTCCCTGCACATGCGTGATGTCGTTACTAAGAAAGAACTGCAAGCTGTGGAGGCTGAGCTGGAAGCGCTGCTTAATGGACCGGTACCTTCTGCTCTCAGAGAGTCGGCCAGGCTGCTGAATGTTCCTGTGGTGAGGGGAGACCTGGCACTGCAACTTGCCAGGCAAAATTACTACACTTCTAGGCAGGACCAG GTGCGTGACTACTTACTTCGTCAGAAAGCGTCCTTTGACTTGCTCCTCTTGGCTCATGAGCTGGAGCTGAGAAGGTGGAAGTGCTGCCAGAATCAACTGATGGAAATTGACAACAGACTGTCGGAGGAACACAAGGCAGCATCTCTGAGAATAGAGTCCCTGGCTCACCCAGACCTGGCTATCAACCCAAGACCCAACCCAATCATCAGCTCCAAGGATGTTGCCTTATGCAG ACTTCTTCAGATCCTTGACCGTGACTCAGACCGCGGTCGATCAGAGCCTTTTCGAACGTATGAAGGTTTGGATCAAGCGGCCCAAAACCTAAGAACCAACATCCGGCTGAGCCGAGACTCGGTAGCCGGTGCACGCCGTGAACAGAACTACATGGCCGCTCGTCTGCACAGCGACTGCGAAGCGCTCCACAGGGCCGCATACACTGAACTTCAGCAGTTGCTCTTGGGCCCGCAG GAACTGACACTGAAACTTGTAGAAGTCGATTCTCAGTTGAAGAATCTGCAACAGGTGATGCAGGAAATCCTGGGAGAAGTCAAAGCAAAGCGCTCTCAGCTCGAACGCAATCCCCTGCTCCGGCGGGAAAGGGAATTGTACGTCTTCTTCCACTTGGACGCACGACTTCTGCAGAAAGTAGTGGAAGATTTGGAGAACAAGatgccaatcagaggagaccaGTGA
- the haus3 gene encoding HAUS augmin-like complex subunit 3 isoform X1 — MTEQHSVRLNMLNGAQFVEALGRLGYPGAASLQASEFDWLFDCAPENLHFLRFVCHTLNQRNVLTTEEAVAFQELQKSGKHILDETSLAEVLKTIGPSDGSSRNILGQRSSSSVFAVEGDLAIEDLEAEIQVLCKEKELKQRRYNKLQVAATSHAEVDLQLGAELDRATCKLKEATASIGAENADTNAVLQNLTDEVGRLGLFLPQPEARQKADQLKPSISQKSKVLLSQLSLDPYLNQEELNTKMLTAFTRKHFFHGISDIVETSCSEHFQVLDLSSYGDEKEKNTDCKSGSSGGRVVEHRRTEMARLQWSHIVAQHQLMQALAEEKAVKAGLDWLSEKACHTKSISTSSSLHMRDVVTKKELQAVEAELEALLNGPVPSALRESARLLNVPVVRGDLALQLARQNYYTSRQDQVRDYLLRQKASFDLLLLAHELELRRWKCCQNQLMEIDNRLSEEHKAASLRIESLAHPDLAINPRPNPIISSKDVALCRLLQILDRDSDRGRSEPFRTYEGLDQAAQNLRTNIRLSRDSVAGARREQNYMAARLHSDCEALHRAAYTELQQLLLGPQVRPTATADQDSLCPNAQELTLKLVEVDSQLKNLQQVMQEILGEVKAKRSQLERNPLLRRERELYVFFHLDARLLQKVVEDLENKMPIRGDQ; from the exons ATGACTGAGCAGCACAGTGTAAGGTTAAACATGTTAAACGGTGCCCAGTTTGTGGAGGCCCTGGGCCGTCTGGGATATCCTGGTGCAGCTTCACTGCAGGCTTCAGAGTTTGATTGGCTGTTCGACTGCGCCCCGGAGAACCTTCATTTTTTGCGCTTCGTCTGTCACACCCTCAACCAAAGGAACGTTCTCACCACAGAGGAGGCCGTTGCGTTTCAGGAGTTGCAGAAGTCTGGCAAACATATCCTGGATGAAACATCCCTGGCGGAGGTTCTCAAAACCATAGGACCTTCTGATGGGAGCAGCAGAAACATCTTAGGACAACGTTCTTCGTCCTCTGTGTTTGCGGTCGAGGGGGATTTGGCCATAGAAGACTTGGAGGCAGAAATCCAGGTGCTGTGTAAAGAGAAGGAGTTAAAGCAGCGGCGCTACAACAAGCTGCAGGTAGCAGCCACATCCCATGCAGAAGTTGACCTGCAACTTGGTGCTGAGCTGGACCGTGCTACATGCAAGCTTAAGGAAGCTACGGCGTCGATTGGAGCAGAGAATGCTGACACCAATGCGGTGTTACAAAACCTAACGGATGAGGTTGGCAGGCTTGGATTGTTCCTCCCTCAGCCAGAAGCTAGACAAAAAGCGGACCAGTTAAAGCCCTCCATTTCCCAAAAGTCGAAAGTTCTCCTCTCTCAGTTATCTTTGGATCCCTACTTAAATCAAGAGGAGCTCAACACAAAAATGCTCACTGCCTTCACTCGGAAGCATTTTTTTCATGGCATATCAGACATTGTCGAGACGTCATGTTCTGAGCACTTCCAGGTCCTTGACCTCAGCTCTTATGGAGATGAAAAGGAGAAGAATACTGACTGTAAAAGTGGATCAAGTGGAGGTCGCGTGGTTGAGCACAGGAGGACAGAAATGGCCCGACTTCAGTGGTCGCATATTGTGGCTCAGCACCAGCTGATGCAGGCTTTGGCAGAAGAGAAGGCTGTCAAGGCTGGCTTGGACTGGCTCTCAGAAAAGGCTTGTCATACAAAG AGCATTTCAACCTCTTCCTCCCTGCACATGCGTGATGTCGTTACTAAGAAAGAACTGCAAGCTGTGGAGGCTGAGCTGGAAGCGCTGCTTAATGGACCGGTACCTTCTGCTCTCAGAGAGTCGGCCAGGCTGCTGAATGTTCCTGTGGTGAGGGGAGACCTGGCACTGCAACTTGCCAGGCAAAATTACTACACTTCTAGGCAGGACCAG GTGCGTGACTACTTACTTCGTCAGAAAGCGTCCTTTGACTTGCTCCTCTTGGCTCATGAGCTGGAGCTGAGAAGGTGGAAGTGCTGCCAGAATCAACTGATGGAAATTGACAACAGACTGTCGGAGGAACACAAGGCAGCATCTCTGAGAATAGAGTCCCTGGCTCACCCAGACCTGGCTATCAACCCAAGACCCAACCCAATCATCAGCTCCAAGGATGTTGCCTTATGCAG ACTTCTTCAGATCCTTGACCGTGACTCAGACCGCGGTCGATCAGAGCCTTTTCGAACGTATGAAGGTTTGGATCAAGCGGCCCAAAACCTAAGAACCAACATCCGGCTGAGCCGAGACTCGGTAGCCGGTGCACGCCGTGAACAGAACTACATGGCCGCTCGTCTGCACAGCGACTGCGAAGCGCTCCACAGGGCCGCATACACTGAACTTCAGCAGTTGCTCTTGGGCCCGCAGGTACGTCCAACGGCCACTGCAGACCAGGACTCCCTTTGTCCAAATGCACAG GAACTGACACTGAAACTTGTAGAAGTCGATTCTCAGTTGAAGAATCTGCAACAGGTGATGCAGGAAATCCTGGGAGAAGTCAAAGCAAAGCGCTCTCAGCTCGAACGCAATCCCCTGCTCCGGCGGGAAAGGGAATTGTACGTCTTCTTCCACTTGGACGCACGACTTCTGCAGAAAGTAGTGGAAGATTTGGAGAACAAGatgccaatcagaggagaccaGTGA